In Bradyrhizobium sp. WBOS07, the genomic window GGCGTGATCTGGTTTGTGACATCGGGCGCCTGCACGCCGTCGACGACGTCGGAGCGCACGGTGATCGCCATGTCGCGGTTGCGCCGCCACATGATCGGCTCCTCGTGGGCATACTCGATCTTGGCGATCTGCTGCAGCGGCACGGCCACGCCATTGCGCGAGGTGATGGTAAGGTCGCCGACGCCGCCGAGGTCGAGCCGCTCGGACGGGATCGCACGGGCGACCACGCCGACCTTCTCGATGCCGTCGCGCACGGTCGTGACCTGCGAGCCCGAGATCAACATCGCCAGCGCCTGCGAGACGTCCTGCGGCGTCAGGCCCATGGCACGGGCGCGGTCCTGATCGACGACGAGCTTGAGGTAAGGCGACTGCTCGTTCCAGTCGAGCTGGACGTCCTTGACGCTCTTGTTCTGGCGCATGACGTCGCGCACCTGGTAGGCGATCTCACGCACCTTGTTGGCGTCGGGGCCGATCACGCGGAACTGGACGGGGAAACCGACCGGAGGACCGAAATTGAAGCGGTCGACGCGCACGCGCGCCTCAGACAGGAAGCCCTCGGCAGCCGCATTCTCGATCTTGGCCTTGATGCGCTCGCGCGCCTCGACGCCCTTGGCGACGATGACGATCTCGGCGAAGGCCTCGTTCGGCAGCTGCGGATTGAGGCCGAGCCAGAAGCGCGGCGAGCCCTGGCCGACATAGGACGTATAGGTCTCGATGTCCTTGTCGTCCTTGAGCAGCGTCTCGGCCTTCTTTACCGCCTTTTCGGTGACGTTGAAGGCCGTGCCCTCGGGCAGGCGCAGCTGGAAGAACAGCTCGGGCCGCTCCGACAGCGGGAAGAACTGCTGCTGGACCTGGCCAAACCCGACGATCGAGGCGATGAAGACGCCGACGGTCGCGACCACCACGGTGATGCGGTGGTTGACGCACCATTTCACGATGGCGCGCAGGCCGCGGTACATGCGGGTCTCGTAGACCGCATGCGGATCGTGGTTGTGGTGCGCCTTCATCTCCGGCAGCAGCTTGACGCCGATATAGGGCGTGAAGATCACCGCCACGAACCAGGAGGCGACCAGAGCGATCGCCACGATCCAGAAGATGCTGCCGGCATATTCGCCGACCGCGGAATTGGCAAAGCCGATGGGGAGGAAGCCAGCGGCCGTGACCAGCGTTCCCGTGAGCATCGGAAACGCAGTAGATTCCCAGGCAAAGGATGCCGCACGCATGCGGTCCCAGCCCTGCTCCATCTTCACCACCATCATCTCGACCGCGATGATGGCGTCGTCGACGAGCAGGCCGAGCGCGATGATCAGGGCGCCCAGCGTGATGCGGTGCAGGTCGAGCGACATCGTGTTCATGACGATGAAGACGATGCCGAGCACCAGGGGCACCGACAGCGCGACCACGATGCCGGTGCGCCAGCCCAGCGCCAGGAACGAGACGAACAGCACGATGACGAGCGCTTCCATGAAGGAATGCACGAACTCGCCGACGGCATGCTCGACCACCTTGGGCTGGTCGGCGATCAGCTTGACGTCGATGCCCTGCGGCACCGCCTTCATGAAGTCCGCGGTCGCCTTCTCGACCTCCTTGCCGAGATCGAGGATGTTGGCACCCTTGGCGGTGACGACGCCGATGCCGATCGCCGCCTTGCCTTCCTGGCGGACGACGAAGCTCGGCGGATCGACATAGCCATGGGTGACGGTGGCGATGTCCCCCAAGCGGAACACGCGGCCATTGCTCTCGACCGGCGTTTCGGCCACGGCCTTGGCACCGTCGAGCGCGCCGGTGACGCGCAGCGGCACGCGCTGCGAGGAGGTCTCGACCGTGCCGGCAGGGGTGACGTTGTTCTGCTTGGCGAGCGAATCGAATAGCGCCTGCGGCGTGATGCCGAGGGTGGCGAGCTTGGCGTGGCTGAACTCGACGAAGATGCGCTCGTCCTGGTTGCCGTAGACGTCGACCTTCGTCACCCCCGGCACCTTGAGCAGGCGCTGACGGAAGCCTTCCGAGACCTTCTTGAGCTGGGCGTAATCCGCTCCGTCGCCGGTCATCATGTAGAGGATGGAATCGACGTCGGAGAACTCGTCGTTGACGACGGGTCCCAGAATGCCCGACGGCAGCTGGCCC contains:
- a CDS encoding efflux RND transporter permease subunit; the encoded protein is MKRFNLSAWAVSHPTLVLFMMIILGVAGFFSYEKLGRAEDPFFTVKVVNVSVIWPGATAQEMQTQVADPIEKKIQELPYFEKVQTYSKPAFTALQVTFRDNTPPKEVPYLFYLLRKKLVDVQGQLPSGILGPVVNDEFSDVDSILYMMTGDGADYAQLKKVSEGFRQRLLKVPGVTKVDVYGNQDERIFVEFSHAKLATLGITPQALFDSLAKQNNVTPAGTVETSSQRVPLRVTGALDGAKAVAETPVESNGRVFRLGDIATVTHGYVDPPSFVVRQEGKAAIGIGVVTAKGANILDLGKEVEKATADFMKAVPQGIDVKLIADQPKVVEHAVGEFVHSFMEALVIVLFVSFLALGWRTGIVVALSVPLVLGIVFIVMNTMSLDLHRITLGALIIALGLLVDDAIIAVEMMVVKMEQGWDRMRAASFAWESTAFPMLTGTLVTAAGFLPIGFANSAVGEYAGSIFWIVAIALVASWFVAVIFTPYIGVKLLPEMKAHHNHDPHAVYETRMYRGLRAIVKWCVNHRITVVVATVGVFIASIVGFGQVQQQFFPLSERPELFFQLRLPEGTAFNVTEKAVKKAETLLKDDKDIETYTSYVGQGSPRFWLGLNPQLPNEAFAEIVIVAKGVEARERIKAKIENAAAEGFLSEARVRVDRFNFGPPVGFPVQFRVIGPDANKVREIAYQVRDVMRQNKSVKDVQLDWNEQSPYLKLVVDQDRARAMGLTPQDVSQALAMLISGSQVTTVRDGIEKVGVVARAIPSERLDLGGVGDLTITSRNGVAVPLQQIAKIEYAHEEPIMWRRNRDMAITVRSDVVDGVQAPDVTNQITPKLKPIMDHLEPAYRIEPGGAFEESAKGNASIFVLFPVMVMVMLTLLMIQLQSFSRLILVFLTAPLGIVGASLGLNVANAPFGFVALLGLIALAGMIMRNTVILVDQIETDVSHGLPRREAIVEATVRRARPVVLTALAAILAMIPLSRSAFWGPMAITIMGGLFVATFLTLLYLPGLYALWFRKSLDEAGIPERPTAPQHGSDEHSAIPLAEAAE